From the genome of Solanum stenotomum isolate F172 chromosome 5, ASM1918654v1, whole genome shotgun sequence:
GAGGTCAAATCTTGCTCAACACATCAAAGCTGTGCACGTGGGAGCTAAACCATTCTCATGTAGTATATCTGGTTGTGGTATGAAATTTGCTTTCAAGCATGTGAGAGATAAACATGAACAATCAGGCTGCCATGTTTATACTCCTGtaagtaaaatgtatttgttaCTTGAATGCACATTATGTCATTCGGATCAGTTTTGTTTCTAATATTCATGATTGACTTAAGGTGTTTTGGTTGTCTTCTATAGGGAGATTTTGAAGAGGCTGATGAGCAATTCCTATCTAGACCAAGAGGTGGTAGGAAGAGAGAGCCTACTCTTTTTGAGTCAATTATGCGGAAAAGAATTACACCACCCAGTGGTACAGATCATGTGTTCAATCAAACACCAGAATATTTCTCATGGTTACGCTCCATGGAATCGGATAATCAAATGTGAGTCGTCTATTTGGCCAGATGTTGTTGAGTTGAAATCTCATAGTTCCTCTCAGTAGAATCAGGGTTAGACTCTTGAGTGTCTCCTGGGCAGCTTCATGGAAGATTCCTAGTGTTGTATATGCTGTCCATAAGTTGAATGTAGTCCACtacatattataatatattgGAGAAGTGTTATCTAAACAGGCGATGCCTTTCTAAATCTCCTTGTGCCTTGTTCATTTAATATCGTGTTGTCCGACTGAAGCACTCTACTAAAACGTgccaaaagtaatttttttttttatcgtaCCCAAACGAAGGAATCGTCAAGTAAATGAACTGAATGTGATTTCATCATACTCTATAACCAACCAATATGCCCAAGTCTTTGATAAAGCTCGGTTTGATCTTAAACGAAACATTGTTACTCTTCTGTGATTCTAGAATTTGCAACACACTTAATTACATTCCAACTGCAAGCAGACTTGACATTAGCAAATCatgttttaaaactaaaatagtaAATACATAGGCCATGCAGTACATACTTCAAGCATACATAAAATATTCTGTAATGTATAGGATCACTTGATAATAATTCACATACATAGTAACATTGATTATTGCTTTTACTCTCTTTAAAATCCTACTTTGAATGTCATCAAAGATGGATGGTTGAAGTTTTATGAGTTTCTACAACGATTTAATCTCACCGTGTTTGTTGAGAAGACATAGTTCTCCTCTTGGGCCTTAAAATGGAACCATTAGATTTTACTCTGTGGCCCAATAACTTGTAGTAGTGCCTAGATGAAGAAACTTAGACCAAAATTTTAGAAGTTTCTAATTAGTTTAGTTGCTGGAAAAAAGAGAGTGAAGATAAGAAACCATTGGTGTGTTATCAAATATGAGGTCTATATTGTCCAAATCACTATCTGTGGATAAGAGAACAATCTAAAATACCACATTCTTATTGGTTCTCTCATTTATAATCACTTTGAGTCtatcttctttttatatatttctacATGTACATTTAACCAACCACACATTTTGCAAGTCTTCAATCcaactaaagaaagaaaatggcaGCCACCATAGGTACCATGGCCGTCCTCAACGCCAAATGCTTCACCAAAGCATCTATTAACAACCCATCAAAGCCGAAACCCGTCTCCCTTCTCTCCATCCAGAACCTCCCCAAAGGTCTCTTAACTTCAAAATCCTCAGAAAACGCCTCAAACTTATCCATCCCACTCACTGGAACCGCAATTGCAGGAGCCATTTTCTCAACACTTAGCTCATGTGACTCCGCATTTGCAGCTCAACAAATCGCAGAATTAGCTGAAGGGGGAGACAACAGGGGATTAGCCCTGTTGCTCCCTTTGATCCCGGCTCTTGCCTGGGTTCTTTACAACATTCTTCAACCAGCACTGAACCAAATTAACAAAATGAGGAATCAAGGAATTATAATCGGGCTTGGTCTTACCGGGCTAGCAGCAACAGGCTTCTTTAACACTCCAGAAGCCTCA
Proteins encoded in this window:
- the LOC125865257 gene encoding photosystem II core complex proteins psbY, chloroplastic, giving the protein MAATIGTMAVLNAKCFTKASINNPSKPKPVSLLSIQNLPKGLLTSKSSENASNLSIPLTGTAIAGAIFSTLSSCDSAFAAQQIAELAEGGDNRGLALLLPLIPALAWVLYNILQPALNQINKMRNQGIIIGLGLTGLAATGFFNTPEASAASDIAMIAEAASDNRGQLLLIVVTPALLWVAYNILQPALNQINKMRSD